GGCAGGCAGGCCAGGGTCAGTAGCAACCGACGCCGGCAATGTCCATGACGGCGGCTGCGGTCTCGGCGTTGTCGGCATGCAAAGTGCTGCCGGAGCAGCTATCATGGCACGCAGCAGACGGGATCGGTACCCGCAAAGGCCTACAGAAACCATGTGGCGATTGTTGGAAGACGTGGCCGGACTCGAGCGGCGGGTGGGCGCGCTGTACGAGCGTTACGCGGAGCTGTTCCAACACGCGCCGCAGGCGGCGGCGTTCTGGCGAGAGATGGCGGGCGAGGAGCGCGTGCACGCGCTGGTCGTCGCCGCCGCGCGCGAGGTCTTCCCGGCCACCGCGCCGGCATTGCCCGGGGAGTGGACGGTGCAACTCAAAGGGATCGAGAGACTGCTCGGCGAGCTGGAGTCGCGCGCCGGTGCCGGGCTGGCTTTGGAGGAGGCGTTTGCCGCCGCAGAAGAACTCGAGGCCACCGAGCTGAACACCGTGACGCAGCTGATCGTGCGCCACGCCGGCCGCGGCTTTGCTCGGCTGGGCCCGCTGGTGAACGACGCAGGGGTGGACCAACACCACCAGCGGATGGCAGAGGCGCGGCGGCGGTTCTGCGCGGCTTAGGTGCGGCGGTGCGATGAGTTCGGGATTGTCAGCGGACACTGAGCGGTGGCTGGAGAGCCTGCCCGAGCCGGCTTTCGCCATCAGTTTGGAAAAGCGCGTTCTCGGCATGAACGCTGCGGCGGCCGCGCTCACGGGCGTGGCGGCGGCCGCGGCGCGCGGCCGGCGCTGTGCCGACATTGTGCGCTGCGAGGCGTGCGCCGAGTACTGCCCGCTCAACGCCGCGGTCGAGCAGCGGCGCGCCATCACCAGTTTCAATGTCCAACTCGAAAGCGCGCACGGCAGCGAGGCGGTGAGTCTACACACCGCGCCGTTGCGCGCCGCCGCGGGCGAGGTGATCGGGGTGCTCGAATGCGCGCGGCCGATCGGGCACTTGGTCGGCCTGTTCCAGGCGCTGCAAGAAAAGACCGACCAGGTGCAGCTCGAACGCAACAAGGTCCAGGCGGTGCTCGACAGCATCGCCGAGGGCGTGTTCACGGTCAACCGCGAGCGCATCATCACCAGCATCAACCGCACCGGCGCGCGCATCAGCGGCCGCCCCGAAGCGAAGATAGTCGGACAGGTCTGCTATGAGGTCCTCGGTTGCCGCGCCGAGTGTGCGCGCGCTTGCCCGGCGTTGCGAGTGCTCGATGGCGGCGCGGCGGTAACCAATTTCGAGACCGAATACGCCGATCCCGCGGGGCGGCTGTTCCCGGTGAGCCTGAGCATTTCCGCGTTGCGCGATGAGCATGGCGACATCGTCGGTGCCGTCGAGGCCTTCCGTGATCTGCGCGAGGTGGCGCCGGCGGCGTCAGCCAAGGCGCCACTGGTGGTCGGCAACGCCCGCATGCGTCGCATCATGGAATTGGTGGACGTGCTCAAAGATAGTGATGCCACCGTCTTGCTCCAGGGCGAAAGCGGCACCGGCAAGGGGCTCTTGGCGGAGACGATTCATCGGCTCGGCCAACGCGCGCGCCAGCCGTTCGT
The nucleotide sequence above comes from Deltaproteobacteria bacterium. Encoded proteins:
- a CDS encoding sigma 54-interacting transcriptional regulator, with protein sequence MSADTERWLESLPEPAFAISLEKRVLGMNAAAAALTGVAAAAARGRRCADIVRCEACAEYCPLNAAVEQRRAITSFNVQLESAHGSEAVSLHTAPLRAAAGEVIGVLECARPIGHLVGLFQALQEKTDQVQLERNKVQAVLDSIAEGVFTVNRERIITSINRTGARISGRPEAKIVGQVCYEVLGCRAECARACPALRVLDGGAAVTNFETEYADPAGRLFPVSLSISALRDEHGDIVGAVEAFRDLREVAPAASAKAPLVVGNARMRRIMELVDVLKDSDATVLLQGESGTGKGLLAETIHRLGQRARQPFVKVNCGALPESLLESELFGHVKGAFTGAIRDRLGR